One Cryptomeria japonica chromosome 9, Sugi_1.0, whole genome shotgun sequence genomic window carries:
- the LOC131055952 gene encoding phytosulfokines 4-like encodes MAKIYTSSVQQGKLWIFSICILFLVVSVMATRPHPIGSLKASTLFTKDQMEIKHTFAGRVEKEEPKVGNECGNEMSEEECLDRRTLVAHTDYIYTQEHKGP; translated from the exons ATGGCGAAAATCTATACAAGTTCAGTGCAACAGGGAAAGCTCTGGATATTCAGCATATGCATTCTATTTCTTGTGGTCTCAGTCATGGCTACACGCCCTCAtccaataggttccctcaaagctTCTACGTTGTTCACAAAAGATCAAATGGAGATAAAACACACT TTTGCTGGCAGAGTGGAAAAAGAAGAGCCAAAAGTAGGGAATGAATGTGGTAATGAGATGAGTGAAGAAGAATGCTTAGATCGGCGAACATTAGTTGCTCATACAGATTACATATACACCCAAGAACACAAGGGCCCATAG